The Nitrospirota bacterium DNA window CGGGGAATTGATCACGGAGCATGGGTACCACTTTCAAGGGTCTATCCAAGAGCCGATATTCCGATTGTTCAATTGACCGTACCAGCAGGTGAAGATCCGCGTAAGATTATGGCGATCGGCAGGGCGCTTAAACCCCTACGGGAGAAAAGGATACTCCTTGTCGGATCAGGAACGCTTGTTCACAATTTAAGGCTTGTGAGGTTTGGGAGCCTGAAAGCGGATGAATGGGCAGAGGCCTTCGATCGCTGGGTGGGCACACGGCTCGATAACGGATCAATAGATGAAATTGTCCATTACAAGACGCTGGCGCCATCGGCCAATCTGGCTGTGCCGACTTCGGAACATTTCGATCCGCTCTTCTTTGTACTGGGTGCCGCTGGACGGGAAGAGCCGGTCCATTTCTTTCGAGCCATCCGCCATGGGAGCGGATCACTTCGAATTATTGGCTTCGGAATGCGGAACGAGAACGACGAACCTGAATCGAATATCAATCATTAAGAGGAGGATATCATGAAGTTTCTTTTTCAGACAGAAGATCGCATTGCCAGTCTCATTATACGTGTGACACTCGGAATGGTCTTTTTTTTCCATGGGGCTCAGAAATTTCTGGGGTGGTACGGCGGCTTCGGGTTCACGGGAACCGTTGGATTTTTCACCTCGCAACTCCAGATTCCCTATCTGCTTGCG harbors:
- a CDS encoding dioxygenase, whose amino-acid sequence is MKTFKMPVAFMSDFGPMPAIENDDYTMALERVGRDLPRPRAVVVMSGHWAAGETLSVTSALKPEMIYDFYGFPEKFYQVRYRCQGDPETAAEVVRLLTAAGFSANTDPDRGIDHGAWVPLSRVYPRADIPIVQLTVPAGEDPRKIMAIGRALKPLREKRILLVGSGTLVHNLRLVRFGSLKADEWAEAFDRWVGTRLDNGSIDEIVHYKTLAPSANLAVPTSEHFDPLFFVLGAAGREEPVHFFRAIRHGSGSLRIIGFGMRNENDEPESNINH